One window of the Balnearium lithotrophicum genome contains the following:
- the pilM gene encoding pilus assembly protein PilM yields MGWFSRLSRFFSGNYLVPALDIGTYSLKLLQLEKKGHSYKVKKKGKKEYKDRIFAGTELLDEYSLIEHIRELYRELQIKDKEVVIHIPLYMSFYNVISVPVSKKPEEAVVEYMKGILTPEELSNVKLTYKVLPISIKKGNMDIAIAAVRRGYVEHRIKILSSAGLNPVVIDIEPAALNNQYYLNNPDNLATPVCIVGIGASFTKIVVSFGGYPYVTRSIEIGGNLITEELQKEFMLSREEAERLKRGEEVNNISYSEAFKVISSVLRRAFTEVMWTIDTFRERFDLEVSSIKLYGGSSKIKGITEFFNEISNIEVALGAPLSFAGISDSEEFAVAAGLSIRYKGDENAKV; encoded by the coding sequence ATGGGATGGTTCTCAAGGCTCTCTAGGTTCTTCTCGGGGAATTATCTGGTACCAGCCTTGGATATAGGAACTTACTCACTAAAGCTTCTTCAATTAGAAAAGAAAGGACACTCCTACAAAGTTAAAAAAAAAGGAAAGAAGGAGTATAAGGACCGAATTTTTGCAGGAACCGAACTGTTAGATGAGTATTCCCTTATAGAACACATAAGGGAGCTCTACAGAGAACTGCAGATTAAGGATAAGGAAGTTGTAATTCACATTCCTCTATACATGAGCTTTTATAACGTTATCAGTGTCCCTGTCTCTAAGAAGCCTGAAGAGGCAGTTGTAGAGTATATGAAGGGTATCCTAACGCCAGAGGAATTGTCGAATGTCAAGCTGACGTACAAGGTTTTGCCTATCTCTATTAAAAAAGGAAATATGGATATAGCCATAGCCGCTGTTCGAAGAGGATACGTAGAACATAGAATTAAAATTCTTTCAAGTGCAGGTTTAAATCCAGTTGTTATTGATATTGAGCCTGCTGCTCTCAACAATCAATACTACCTGAACAATCCAGATAACTTAGCTACCCCTGTTTGTATAGTTGGAATAGGAGCCTCATTCACAAAAATTGTAGTTTCGTTTGGTGGATATCCCTATGTGACGAGAAGTATTGAAATTGGGGGGAACTTAATAACCGAGGAGTTGCAAAAGGAATTTATGCTCAGTAGGGAAGAGGCTGAAAGATTAAAAAGGGGAGAAGAAGTAAACAATATTTCCTATTCTGAGGCTTTTAAAGTTATTAGTAGTGTTTTAAGAAGGGCATTTACCGAAGTTATGTGGACTATTGACACCTTTAGAGAGAGGTTTGACTTAGAGGTTAGTTCCATTAAACTGTACGGTGGTTCTTCCAAGATAAAAGGTATAACGGAGTTTTTCAATGAAATCTCAAACATAGAAGTTGCGTTGGGAGCTCCTTTAAGTTTTGCAGGAATTTCTGATTCTGAGGAATTTGCAGTTGCTGCTGGCTTAAGCATTAGATACAAGGGTGACGAAAATGCTAAGGTTTAA
- a CDS encoding adenosylcobalamin-dependent ribonucleoside-diphosphate reductase, producing the protein MLKLTETALEILKARYLRPGETPEELFERVARSVSQAELLYGPASKAREWEEKFLKLMLNLDFLPNSPTLMNAGTELGQLAACFVLPVEDSIEDIFDTLSLMAKIQKTGGGTGFSFSHLRPKGDIVRTTNGRASGPVSFMKVFDCTTDSIKQGGKRRGANMGVLSYNHPDVEEFVLSKRDRESFQNFNISVACEDSFFEKIEKDEYVELVNPRTGEVWGRIKAGELFNLIAESAWDCGDPGILYIDEINRHNPTPQLGRIEATNPCGEVPLLPYEECNLGSINLSHFEKNGNIDWEKLEETVRIAVRFLDCVIDVNKYPDERIEKMAKGNRKIGLGVMGWAELLIKLGIPYNSERALKLADEVMGFINRKAFETSVELAGEKGSFPNIGRSIYRGKEVRNATRTSIAPTGTISMIAGTTPSIEPLFAIAYIKKILDGKPAVQIDPFFLKYAGDILTDEQVSKVLESGSIQNISDIPEEVRRIFVTALDISPEWHVRMQAVFQRHVDNSVSKTVNLRKEATVEDVKKVFILGHKLKLKGITVFRQGSKEGAIEFGLKGIKPEDLVKYKACSCEL; encoded by the coding sequence ATGCTGAAACTAACGGAAACAGCTTTAGAAATTCTTAAGGCGAGGTACTTAAGGCCTGGAGAGACTCCCGAGGAGCTTTTTGAGAGGGTAGCGAGGAGCGTTTCTCAGGCAGAGCTCCTCTACGGCCCTGCCTCAAAGGCAAGGGAGTGGGAGGAAAAGTTCTTAAAACTTATGTTAAATTTGGATTTTCTACCAAACTCCCCAACCCTTATGAATGCCGGAACAGAGTTGGGACAGCTTGCAGCCTGTTTTGTCCTGCCGGTAGAGGACTCAATTGAGGATATCTTCGACACACTTTCTCTCATGGCAAAGATTCAGAAAACCGGTGGAGGAACCGGATTTTCATTTTCCCACCTAAGGCCAAAGGGTGACATTGTTAGGACTACGAATGGAAGGGCCTCAGGTCCCGTTTCCTTCATGAAGGTTTTTGACTGTACTACCGATTCTATAAAGCAGGGTGGTAAGAGGAGGGGAGCAAATATGGGAGTCCTCTCCTACAACCACCCGGATGTTGAGGAGTTTGTTCTCTCAAAGAGAGACAGGGAAAGTTTTCAGAACTTTAACATATCTGTAGCCTGTGAAGACTCATTCTTTGAAAAAATAGAAAAGGATGAGTACGTTGAGCTTGTAAATCCAAGAACTGGTGAAGTTTGGGGAAGGATAAAAGCAGGGGAGCTCTTTAACCTGATTGCAGAGTCGGCATGGGACTGTGGAGATCCCGGAATTCTCTATATTGACGAGATAAACAGGCACAACCCTACGCCTCAATTAGGGAGGATAGAGGCAACAAACCCCTGTGGAGAAGTTCCCCTTTTACCCTACGAGGAGTGCAATTTAGGTTCGATAAACCTTTCCCACTTTGAAAAGAATGGAAACATTGATTGGGAAAAATTGGAGGAGACTGTAAGAATTGCAGTTAGGTTCTTAGACTGCGTTATAGACGTTAACAAGTATCCAGATGAGAGAATTGAGAAAATGGCAAAGGGAAACAGAAAAATAGGACTTGGAGTTATGGGCTGGGCAGAGCTCCTCATAAAGTTGGGCATTCCCTACAACTCGGAGAGAGCTCTAAAGCTTGCCGATGAGGTTATGGGATTTATAAATAGAAAAGCATTTGAGACATCGGTAGAACTTGCAGGGGAAAAGGGAAGCTTTCCAAACATTGGAAGGAGCATCTACAGGGGAAAAGAGGTGAGAAATGCTACAAGGACAAGTATAGCACCGACGGGAACGATAAGCATGATTGCAGGAACAACTCCAAGTATAGAACCTCTGTTTGCGATTGCCTACATAAAGAAAATCCTCGATGGAAAACCGGCCGTTCAAATAGACCCGTTCTTCCTAAAGTACGCGGGAGACATTCTGACGGATGAGCAGGTTTCAAAAGTTTTAGAGAGTGGAAGCATTCAGAATATTAGTGACATTCCCGAAGAGGTTAGAAGGATTTTTGTAACTGCTTTGGACATTTCCCCCGAATGGCACGTTAGAATGCAAGCTGTATTTCAAAGACACGTTGATAACTCCGTTTCAAAGACTGTTAATTTAAGAAAAGAGGCAACGGTTGAGGATGTTAAGAAAGTATTTATTCTTGGACACAAACTTAAGCTCAAGGGAATAACCGTGTTTCGTCAGGGGTCAAAGGAAGGTGCTATAGAATTTGGTTTAAAGGGAATTAAGCCTGAAGACCTTGTAAAGTACAAGGCCTGTAGCTGTGAACTTTAG
- the pilO gene encoding type 4a pilus biogenesis protein PilO — protein MDQIISVYEYLINLPRWKKWLIIIIIGIVFYVILYYSKVEPLKKELLQKQRKVETLILTVNRLKILEKRRKELQKEIAILEKQIRNIEKKLPTGKEDVAQIVNSISKADSGMLVKRIVRKAKVNKKYYIKYPYEVELVGTYPSFISWCEKLSQANRIINFGSMEINSIKSNRESSELEGATVSIRLNIEAFTLKE, from the coding sequence ATGGACCAAATAATTAGTGTTTATGAATATTTGATTAATCTGCCTCGCTGGAAAAAATGGTTGATAATTATAATAATAGGTATTGTATTTTATGTTATTCTCTATTATTCCAAAGTCGAACCTCTAAAAAAAGAACTATTACAGAAGCAAAGAAAGGTAGAAACGTTAATTTTAACGGTAAATAGACTAAAAATTCTTGAAAAGAGAAGAAAAGAACTTCAAAAAGAGATAGCTATTCTTGAGAAACAAATAAGAAATATTGAAAAGAAGTTGCCAACTGGAAAGGAGGATGTTGCACAAATAGTTAACTCTATATCTAAAGCTGATAGTGGAATGCTGGTAAAAAGAATAGTAAGAAAAGCCAAGGTAAACAAAAAATACTACATAAAATATCCCTATGAAGTGGAATTAGTAGGAACTTATCCTTCTTTTATTTCCTGGTGTGAAAAACTTTCACAGGCCAACAGAATTATTAACTTTGGCTCTATGGAGATAAACTCCATCAAAAGTAACAGGGAAAGCAGTGAGTTAGAGGGAGCAACGGTTTCTATTAGATTGAATATAGAAGCCTTTACTCTAAAGGAGTAA
- the thiL gene encoding thiamine-phosphate kinase — MKLGEFELISLLSKTLKNKRNGIKVGIGDDTAVFELNGTLGLLTCDALVEGVHFLRNWKSLTPDFFYYLGRKLVSISVSDVASMGGAPLYSLITLGIPDWMEVEELKELYEGVNSALEEYDFSLIGGDTVKSPNFFLDLSLLGTSNKNRVMLRSKAKPGDLVGVTGTLGDSRAGLEQLLRGKVEDTYLVERFLNPEARLKEGVKALEIGVLCSTDVSDGFVFNLYTIAESSKVRIDLNSSEIPVSENLEKFAGDGALQYALYGGEDYELIITFPEEKKEKLENLGFKTVGTVSEGEGVFLDDKFLEKKGYDHFKGGV; from the coding sequence ATGAAGTTAGGTGAGTTTGAACTTATAAGCCTTCTTTCGAAAACCTTGAAAAATAAAAGAAATGGCATAAAGGTAGGTATAGGGGACGATACGGCAGTTTTTGAACTAAACGGTACGTTAGGGCTTCTCACCTGTGATGCTCTCGTTGAGGGAGTTCACTTTCTAAGGAACTGGAAAAGCTTGACTCCAGACTTTTTCTACTACTTGGGAAGAAAGTTGGTATCGATTTCTGTCAGCGATGTTGCATCGATGGGTGGAGCTCCCCTCTACTCCCTTATAACTTTAGGAATTCCCGATTGGATGGAGGTTGAGGAGTTAAAGGAGCTCTATGAAGGGGTGAATTCCGCCTTAGAGGAGTACGATTTCTCTTTAATTGGAGGAGATACAGTTAAAAGTCCCAACTTTTTTTTGGACCTATCACTCCTTGGAACTTCGAATAAAAATCGCGTAATGTTGAGGTCGAAGGCAAAACCTGGGGATTTGGTGGGAGTTACTGGAACGTTAGGGGATTCTAGGGCAGGATTGGAACAGCTTTTAAGGGGGAAAGTAGAGGATACTTATCTAGTAGAGAGATTTCTAAATCCAGAAGCAAGGTTAAAGGAAGGAGTTAAAGCCTTAGAAATTGGAGTTTTATGCTCAACGGACGTTAGTGACGGTTTTGTTTTTAACCTCTATACGATAGCAGAATCCTCTAAAGTAAGAATTGATTTAAACTCATCTGAGATTCCGGTTTCTGAAAATTTGGAGAAATTTGCTGGGGATGGAGCCCTTCAGTACGCCCTCTACGGTGGTGAGGACTACGAGCTTATAATTACCTTTCCCGAGGAAAAAAAGGAGAAGTTAGAAAACTTAGGTTTTAAGACTGTAGGTACTGTTTCTGAAGGGGAAGGTGTTTTTTTGGATGATAAGTTTTTAGAAAAGAAGGGGTACGACCACTTTAAGGGAGGTGTATAG
- a CDS encoding PilN domain-containing protein: MLRFNFAEIEESKYKQYIRVDLGFSLIVFLLVIFLVYYQTQSIKREISVTDSRISQLNSEIKRLRKLKIFERKLLSLKTNLQGKLSIVSNLEKSRYVPNFLYFFEKRQNVNGVWLNRLKYNRNTLSIEANALDLKLVPQFLKRVDSELGTVKLRDIERKKYENRDLNFKMNYYKFEFSVRLRNGPNN; the protein is encoded by the coding sequence ATGCTAAGGTTTAACTTTGCCGAGATTGAAGAATCTAAATACAAACAGTACATTAGGGTGGATTTAGGATTCTCCCTGATTGTTTTTTTGTTAGTTATCTTCCTTGTTTACTATCAGACCCAGAGTATTAAAAGGGAGATTAGTGTTACAGACAGTAGAATATCCCAACTTAACAGTGAAATTAAAAGGTTGAGGAAACTTAAAATTTTTGAAAGAAAACTTTTGAGCCTTAAAACCAACTTACAGGGTAAACTTAGTATTGTAAGTAACTTGGAAAAAAGCAGATATGTTCCTAACTTTCTTTACTTCTTTGAAAAAAGACAAAATGTTAACGGAGTTTGGTTGAATAGACTAAAGTACAACAGGAATACCCTTAGCATAGAGGCGAATGCGTTAGACTTAAAGCTCGTTCCTCAATTCCTCAAGAGAGTAGATAGTGAATTGGGAACGGTAAAACTTAGGGATATTGAGAGAAAAAAATATGAAAATAGAGATTTAAACTTTAAGATGAATTACTACAAGTTTGAATTTAGTGTGAGGCTCAGAAATGGACCAAATAATTAG
- the fabD gene encoding ACP S-malonyltransferase, translating into MAVAFVFPGQGSQYIGMGKELYETFLEAKEVFEEASEGAKVDIAKLCFESSEGELTLTYNAQPAIFTVSMAVLRVLRASGFNVEPILVAGHSLGEFSAAGASEVFSVSDGALIVRKRGEFMQEAVPAGVGGMTAVIGLPSDKVEEVLKSVESGFVQVANFNTPEQTVISGEIKALEEAEEKLKEAGAKRLVRLSVSAPFHSKLMKPAAERLKELMENIEFKRAKYPILNNADVKLIREPDEIKDSFYKQVFSPVRWVEDVLKMREIGVDRVYEIGPKNVLRGLIRKIDRSIKVMNVEKPKDIEKVISEI; encoded by the coding sequence ATGGCCGTTGCTTTTGTCTTCCCCGGTCAGGGTTCGCAGTACATTGGAATGGGTAAGGAGCTCTACGAAACCTTTTTAGAGGCAAAGGAGGTCTTTGAGGAGGCCTCTGAGGGTGCTAAGGTTGACATAGCTAAACTCTGCTTTGAGTCCTCTGAAGGTGAGTTGACCCTTACCTACAACGCTCAGCCTGCAATATTTACAGTGAGTATGGCCGTTCTTAGAGTTTTAAGGGCCTCAGGATTTAACGTTGAACCAATTCTTGTTGCCGGTCACTCGTTAGGTGAGTTCTCTGCGGCGGGAGCTTCTGAGGTATTTTCCGTTTCAGATGGGGCTCTCATCGTTAGAAAGAGGGGAGAGTTCATGCAGGAGGCTGTTCCTGCTGGAGTAGGTGGAATGACTGCAGTTATAGGACTTCCCTCTGATAAGGTTGAGGAAGTTTTAAAATCGGTAGAGAGTGGTTTCGTTCAAGTTGCAAACTTTAATACTCCTGAGCAGACTGTAATATCTGGAGAAATCAAAGCCTTAGAGGAGGCGGAGGAAAAACTTAAGGAAGCAGGGGCCAAGAGATTGGTAAGGCTTTCAGTTTCTGCTCCCTTTCATTCAAAATTGATGAAACCTGCTGCCGAAAGGTTGAAGGAGCTTATGGAAAATATTGAATTTAAAAGGGCAAAATACCCTATTCTTAACAACGCCGATGTGAAACTTATAAGGGAGCCCGACGAAATAAAGGATTCATTTTACAAGCAGGTATTTTCTCCTGTTAGGTGGGTTGAGGATGTCTTAAAAATGAGGGAAATTGGAGTAGATAGAGTTTACGAAATCGGCCCGAAGAACGTTTTGAGGGGTTTAATAAGGAAGATTGACAGAAGCATAAAGGTAATGAATGTTGAGAAACCTAAGGACATTGAAAAGGTTATCTCGGAGATTTGA
- the truB gene encoding tRNA pseudouridine(55) synthase TruB has translation MVGFLIVDKPKGLTSHDVVKRVRNLLPKSVKVGHTGTLDPLATGILIISVGKATRLSEFLLKRDKSYKVKGILGLSSPTYDVDGEIKEVECKEAGEEEFLKVLSMFRGEIEQKPPPFSAVRIRGKRAYELARKGERVELPRRRVKIYEIDLLSFSYPEFELLVRCSSGTYIRSLVHDIGIELSCDAVVSELRRTCVGNICENEAVPLERVIEEGVERFLRPPEEILGFPTVKLSKEEETLFRNGVFLKRKLPKGYYSVLSDEGKFVGVGVSNGELLKPEKVIAT, from the coding sequence ATGGTAGGATTTTTGATTGTTGATAAGCCTAAGGGGTTGACCTCACATGACGTTGTTAAAAGGGTGAGGAATTTGCTTCCAAAATCCGTTAAAGTAGGACATACAGGAACTCTTGACCCTTTAGCAACAGGGATTTTGATAATCTCAGTGGGGAAGGCTACAAGGCTCTCAGAATTTCTGTTAAAGAGAGATAAGTCCTACAAGGTAAAGGGAATTTTAGGTCTCTCATCTCCAACGTACGATGTTGATGGTGAGATTAAAGAAGTTGAATGTAAGGAAGCAGGTGAAGAGGAATTTTTGAAAGTTCTTTCAATGTTTAGAGGTGAGATAGAGCAGAAACCTCCTCCATTCTCAGCTGTAAGGATAAGGGGAAAAAGGGCCTATGAACTGGCAAGAAAAGGGGAAAGGGTAGAACTTCCGAGAAGGAGGGTAAAAATTTACGAGATAGACCTTCTCTCTTTTTCATATCCTGAATTTGAACTTCTTGTCAGGTGTTCATCGGGAACGTACATTCGTTCCCTCGTTCACGATATTGGAATAGAGCTCTCCTGTGATGCTGTTGTTTCCGAGCTTCGCCGTACATGCGTTGGAAATATATGTGAAAACGAGGCGGTTCCGTTAGAGAGAGTAATTGAGGAGGGAGTTGAGAGATTCTTAAGACCTCCAGAGGAGATTTTAGGCTTTCCTACAGTTAAACTCTCAAAGGAAGAGGAGACTCTCTTTAGGAACGGTGTCTTTTTAAAGAGAAAACTTCCCAAAGGATACTACTCCGTTCTGTCAGATGAAGGGAAGTTTGTAGGAGTAGGAGTCTCCAACGGGGAGCTCCTTAAACCGGAAAAGGTCATTGCAACTTAA
- a CDS encoding clostripain-related cysteine peptidase, which yields MLRLLFLISVLIVSYSCGGGGGGSGNLQKVNGQFVSSYVKGLKVCTDSGRCSYTDSLGKFSLLSPSQTPHLTFYIGSLKLGDYTLKENGEVINPFKLAGDSQVGDKLAKIIHGIANDTSGTKELIDLTNLSVSSDDLGNDSLEDAVKSGKPFKISVNNDYYVEFNGTDVELCRGSGTCETVNYRQWLVLVYMMGDNSLSNNAKEDLQEMASVNYTPQVKLVAITDFSDSPDEISISNDTSGKLESFSFPPDTELDLSKEESLKNFISTYVNMYPSSHRALIFWDHGDGWRSSRFAGMDSKPSDYLFMFRVYNVLNQLKNDGITFDLVGFDECLMGMVEVLYDLKDFTENVVASEGYEPENGWDYTKVLSYLVQNPSSDGYTFGKEIVDAYKQTYGNSGSLGYTLTMTLFEKNRINEILSNLENLANNLNSYNFPDFKSARDSSTEVDSNSPYYYVDLYTFANSLQNKYPEASNLVSLINGAYKVVIPGGDGKELHGLSIYFPSSSQEADDSGFSCYKVDTPSVCQFGNEVVDGYYNPFAKTNWDEFLESFIYYSGE from the coding sequence ATGCTAAGGCTTCTTTTTCTCATTTCAGTTTTAATTGTGTCTTACAGTTGTGGAGGGGGAGGAGGAGGTTCGGGTAATTTACAGAAAGTAAATGGCCAGTTCGTTTCAAGTTACGTTAAGGGATTAAAGGTCTGTACCGATTCTGGAAGGTGTTCGTATACCGATAGCTTGGGAAAGTTTTCCCTTCTCTCCCCTTCACAAACACCACACTTAACATTTTACATAGGTAGTTTAAAACTCGGGGACTACACCCTCAAGGAAAATGGAGAGGTTATAAATCCTTTTAAGTTAGCAGGAGACTCTCAGGTCGGAGATAAACTTGCGAAGATAATTCACGGAATAGCCAACGATACATCCGGGACTAAGGAGTTGATAGACTTGACAAATCTCTCTGTATCCTCAGACGACTTAGGGAATGACTCCTTAGAGGATGCGGTAAAGAGCGGAAAACCTTTCAAAATTTCAGTTAACAATGATTACTACGTTGAATTCAACGGAACGGACGTGGAGCTCTGTCGGGGGAGTGGAACCTGTGAAACGGTAAACTACAGACAGTGGTTGGTTCTTGTTTACATGATGGGGGACAACAGCCTATCAAACAATGCAAAGGAAGACCTACAGGAAATGGCATCGGTCAACTACACTCCTCAGGTGAAACTGGTTGCTATTACAGACTTTTCAGACTCTCCTGACGAAATATCGATAAGCAACGATACATCAGGAAAACTTGAGTCCTTCTCTTTCCCTCCCGATACAGAGCTTGACCTATCAAAGGAAGAGAGTCTAAAAAACTTTATTTCCACTTACGTAAATATGTATCCGTCAAGCCATAGAGCTCTAATATTCTGGGACCACGGAGATGGATGGCGCTCCTCAAGGTTTGCAGGGATGGATTCAAAACCTTCTGATTACCTTTTTATGTTTAGAGTCTATAACGTTCTAAACCAGCTAAAAAATGACGGGATTACCTTTGACCTTGTAGGGTTTGACGAGTGTTTAATGGGAATGGTTGAAGTTCTTTACGATTTAAAGGACTTTACTGAAAATGTGGTTGCCTCTGAAGGATACGAACCGGAAAACGGTTGGGACTATACAAAGGTTCTCTCCTACTTAGTTCAGAATCCAAGTTCTGATGGTTATACATTTGGAAAGGAAATAGTTGATGCCTATAAACAGACCTACGGAAATTCAGGGAGTTTGGGGTATACGCTGACGATGACACTGTTTGAAAAGAATAGAATTAATGAAATTCTCTCCAACTTAGAGAATTTAGCTAATAATTTAAATTCCTATAACTTTCCAGATTTTAAATCGGCAAGGGACAGTTCAACTGAGGTTGACTCTAATTCTCCTTACTATTACGTGGACCTTTATACGTTTGCAAATTCCCTTCAAAACAAGTATCCTGAAGCTTCGAATTTGGTGAGTTTAATAAACGGGGCCTATAAAGTGGTAATTCCTGGAGGTGATGGTAAGGAGCTCCACGGTTTGTCCATCTACTTCCCTTCAAGTTCTCAGGAAGCTGACGATTCCGGTTTTAGCTGTTATAAGGTTGATACACCATCAGTTTGCCAATTTGGAAATGAGGTAGTTGATGGTTACTACAATCCATTTGCAAAAACAAACTGGGATGAATTTTTAGAAAGTTTTATCTACTACTCAGGAGAGTAA
- the pilQ gene encoding type IV pilus secretin PilQ has protein sequence MLRGLLILVLLFFSSAVYGGVIKNIDFLYSSEPFGGAQREFLEIDISKSGNCRVVPLSREGKTIEVDLENCSLLKPYRIGRRGNFIKSVRIIPTDGSSKLTVVLNKKGKLKFLRRKGKFILKIVESFITPKIEITRLVNGELMIISVPNLKGTNFKKEGNKLIIDLPNLKLKPTKKVVNSLSVSSLKTVLKGGSSSITVYLKPSVAAVEVSPEGGRISIKFRLKPQKSSNLTSIRGEGPKVSLHFTNADVRAVVRAIADIAKINVVFDPEVSGRVSVDFKNPVYWKDALKAVLEPLMLTYIETPEYYRILPKSKIVKQEKVEPLKNYMIKLKYVDAKNVEKNIKKLIKRGSISVNSQTNSLLLQVTESEFKEIESFIKNIDKPRKQVLVKAKIIQISSKAEKDLGFSWYISGFNFMGKRPSPYITGSYGFNTNTYSPIISPDSIGDYSKIPVSDSTLALGILNKSQNLRVELALKALEIDGNAQTISTPKVLALDNEEATIEQGVEIPYRESTVGAGGATSYNINFKKASLILKVKPHVIGSDKVLLDLEVRKDSPNYEYVAVTGGGEPAINTRNVKSKVLLGNGDTVVIGGIYEKEKQKSSSGVPGLSRVPLLGWLFKNSQTVVSKSEMLIFITPVIINSER, from the coding sequence ATGTTACGGGGTTTGCTAATTTTAGTCCTTCTATTTTTTTCCTCTGCTGTTTATGGAGGCGTTATAAAAAATATCGATTTTTTATACTCTTCTGAACCTTTTGGTGGAGCTCAAAGAGAATTTTTAGAAATAGATATTTCTAAATCGGGTAACTGTAGAGTTGTGCCTCTTAGCAGGGAAGGAAAGACCATAGAAGTTGACTTGGAAAACTGTTCCCTATTAAAACCTTATAGAATAGGTAGAAGAGGAAACTTCATAAAAAGTGTCAGAATAATTCCTACAGACGGCTCTTCTAAGCTTACTGTTGTACTGAACAAAAAAGGAAAACTTAAATTTCTAAGAAGAAAGGGCAAATTTATACTTAAAATTGTAGAAAGTTTCATCACTCCAAAGATTGAAATAACAAGGTTGGTTAACGGTGAGTTAATGATAATAAGTGTTCCTAATTTAAAAGGAACTAACTTTAAAAAGGAAGGAAACAAATTAATAATAGACCTACCGAATTTAAAACTTAAACCAACGAAGAAAGTTGTTAATTCTCTTTCAGTTTCTTCTTTAAAAACAGTTCTAAAAGGGGGTAGCAGTTCAATCACTGTTTATTTAAAACCTTCTGTTGCTGCAGTAGAAGTTTCTCCTGAAGGAGGAAGGATTTCTATAAAGTTTAGGTTAAAGCCACAGAAGAGTTCTAATTTAACAAGTATAAGAGGTGAAGGGCCAAAGGTTTCCCTTCACTTTACAAATGCAGATGTCAGAGCCGTTGTGAGAGCTATAGCTGATATAGCAAAAATAAATGTTGTTTTTGACCCAGAGGTTTCAGGAAGGGTGAGTGTTGATTTTAAGAATCCGGTTTACTGGAAGGATGCATTGAAGGCTGTTTTGGAGCCTTTAATGCTAACCTACATAGAAACCCCCGAATACTACAGAATTTTGCCTAAGTCAAAAATTGTAAAACAGGAAAAAGTAGAACCCCTTAAAAACTACATGATTAAGCTCAAATATGTAGATGCTAAGAATGTAGAGAAAAACATTAAAAAATTGATAAAGAGAGGTTCTATTTCTGTTAATTCACAGACAAATTCCCTACTACTTCAGGTAACGGAGTCTGAATTTAAAGAAATTGAAAGTTTTATAAAAAATATAGATAAACCGAGAAAACAAGTTCTTGTAAAGGCCAAAATAATCCAGATAAGTTCCAAGGCGGAAAAAGATTTAGGTTTTTCCTGGTACATAAGTGGTTTTAACTTTATGGGTAAAAGACCTTCTCCTTATATTACAGGGAGTTATGGGTTTAATACAAATACCTATTCACCTATAATTAGTCCTGACTCTATTGGTGACTATTCAAAAATTCCAGTTTCCGATTCTACTTTAGCGTTGGGCATTTTGAACAAGTCACAAAACTTGAGGGTAGAACTTGCCTTGAAAGCTTTGGAAATTGATGGAAATGCTCAAACAATATCTACACCTAAGGTTTTAGCTCTTGACAATGAAGAAGCTACCATAGAGCAGGGTGTTGAGATACCTTACAGAGAATCTACAGTTGGAGCAGGGGGAGCTACTTCGTACAATATAAACTTTAAAAAAGCTTCTCTTATTCTAAAAGTAAAGCCTCATGTAATAGGCAGTGATAAGGTTCTTTTGGATTTGGAAGTTAGAAAGGACTCTCCAAACTACGAATACGTAGCCGTAACAGGAGGTGGTGAACCTGCAATAAATACGAGGAACGTTAAATCTAAAGTTTTACTGGGAAATGGAGATACTGTCGTAATTGGAGGAATCTACGAGAAAGAGAAGCAAAAGTCATCCTCCGGTGTTCCTGGACTTTCAAGAGTACCCCTTTTAGGCTGGCTATTTAAGAACTCCCAAACGGTCGTTTCCAAGAGTGAAATGCTGATTTTTATAACTCCAGTAATTATTAACTCCGAAAGGTAG